From one Colletotrichum destructivum chromosome 3, complete sequence genomic stretch:
- a CDS encoding Putative Type 1 protein exporter codes for MAKSPARTNKAATTLVRKPRFSDYLRVFTYATKWDFLIYIIASLASIAAGVALPLMNVIFGQLVGQFTSYFSDTTTISRSQFESILNRQALYIMALFVGRWALNAVNKFCFRMIGIRLSSAIRLHYLQSLFAQSIHVIDSMPPGAAATAITGTSAVLQIGISDRLGTFLQFNGTIWAALIIAFIWSWDLTLVTSSLILYILIVMGVVLPIIVKGETATTEADAQSTAIASEALGGIRLVMACGAQRHIISRYEGWVQEAKKRAQKTAPVVAIQFGLIFFGIFGAFGLAFWYGTQRYIAGALDNAGVVVVVLMSVMMILTSLERISTPIIAVSKAMVAACELFTVIDAPLSPAGTLKPEIDSQDIVFEDVTFEYPSRAGVKVLNSLSFRIQPGQNIALVGPSGSGKSTIVGLMERWYSLREQHSLPRVLDDQSSEKPGNETMECVNEELKSLIRPSLSGTISIGGVNLEDLDLKWWRAQVGLVQQEPFLFNASIFSNVANGLIGTEWENEPEMIKRELVRDACQESYAHEFICRLPDGYDTRVGDGGAKLSGGQKQRLAIARSIIKKPRIIILDEATSAIDAKSEKIVQAALDRVTQGRTTITIAHRLSTIQKADNIVVLQRGQAVEQGTHHSLLSDPSGVYSSLVRAQALNLSTTGKSVSDVSASGLDSEMEEKVLVDREHLASTAFTDNSEGSASHKPRGLVRSFGRLLYERRAKWTSYLAVILSCMASAAGTPVQAWLFSKVIAVFLLTGDELKREANFWGLMWFALAGAVGLAYFAQGWIGLRLQYFVSAAYKNQYLTDMLHQPLSFFDEDSNSHGSLSARISGDAKLLEELLGLNLAMLLSGIFTVIGCVAIALIFGWKLGLVAMFITMPIMLGAGLWKYRHEVQFDQMNTAVFAESSQFATEAIGAIRTVSSLGMESIINARYEKLLNGHILAARRKAQWTAVLYGFADSVSLGCQALVFWYGGRLLASGEYSMEAFFVCFMAIIQGAEAASQVLAVAPSAAQAAAAADRILDVRESADVGQAATRGSEDIAEAEGGVRVELRDVHFKYPTRDVVVFEGLNLVIEKGQYAAFVGPSGCGKTTIISLLERFYDLNKGHGSILCNGVNIHELDVYDYRRNISLVAQEPVMFRGTVRENILFGIEDPGSVSDERIQEVCIDAFIHDFIVSLPEGYETDVGAKGVSMSGGQKQRIAIARALIRDPKLLLLDEATSALDSESEKIVQAAFERARDGRTVVAVAHRLSTIQNADVIFVFSEGRVVEKGSHNELIRKQGVYWEMCQSQALDQ; via the exons ATGGCGAAAAGCCCAGCCCGAACCAACAAGGCCGCAACGACGCTGGTGCGAAAACCACGCTTCTCCGATTACCTCAGGGTCTTCACCTACGCGACGAAATGGGACTTCCTCATCTATATCATTGCGTCGTTGGcgtccatcgccgccggcgtggcCCTGCCGCTCATGAACGTCATTttcggccagctcgtcggccaGTTTACCAGTTACTTCAGCGATACCACCACCATCTCCCGCTCCCAGTTTGAAAGTATACTGAACCGCCAGGCCTTGTATATCATGGCCCTGTTCGTCGGACGATGGGCGCTCAACGCTGTCAACAAGTTTTGCTTCAGGATGATTGGTATTCGGCTCTCATCCGCCATCCGACTCCACTACTTACAGTCGTTGTTCGCGCAGTCGATCCATGTCATCGACTCGATGCCTCCAGGGGCTGCGGCGACCGCCATTACTGGGACGTCGGCCGTGTTGCAAATCGGAATTTCCGACCGCCTGGGAACCTTCCTGCAGTTCAACGGCACGATCTGGGCAGCCCTGATTATTGCCTTCATCTGGAGCTGGGATCTCACCTTGGTGACTTCGTCGCTAATTCTGTACATATTGATCGTCATGGGAGTTGTGTTGCCAatcatcgtcaagggcgagacTGCGACGACTGAAGCTGATGCGCAGAGTACTGCGATCGCCAGCGAGGCACTCGGAGGAATTCGGCTGGTCATGGCTTGTGGCGCGCAGAGACATATCATCTCCCGGTATGAGGGCTGGGTACAAGAGGCCAAGAAACGGGCCCAGAAGACCGCCCCTGTGGTAGCGATTCAGTTTGGTCTCATC TTTTTCGGCATATTCGGCGCTTTCGGGCTGGCTTTCTGGTACGGCACCCAGCGATAtatcgccggcgccctcgacaatGCCGGCGTGGTTGTCGTGGTATTAATGTCCGTGATGATGATTCTCACCTCCTTGGAAAGAATTTCGACGCCCATAATCGCTGTCAGCAAGGCTATGGTCGCTGCTTGCGAGCTTTTTACAGTGATCGATGCCCCTTTGTCTCCCGCCGGTACCCTCAAGCCAGAGATCGACTCCCAGGATATCGTCTTCGAAGACGTGACGTTCGAGTACCCCAGTCGAGCCGGCGTTAAAGTCCTCAACTCACTGAGCTTTCGCATCCAGCCTGGCCAGAATATCGCTCTCGTCGGCCCATCCGGCTCCGGTAAGAGCACCATCGTTGGCTTGATGGAGCGATGGTACTCCCTGAGAGAACAACACTCCTTGCCAAGGGTTCTTGATGATCAGTCATCGGAAAAGCCAGGCAATGAAACAATGGAATGCGTCAACGAAGAGCTGAAATCGCTCATTCGACCGAGCCTCTCCGGAACCATCAGCATCGGTGGTGTAAACCtggaggacctcgacctcaagtGGTGGAGAGCTCAAGTCGGCCTGGTTCAACAGGAgcccttcctcttcaacgCCTCCATATTCAGCAACGTAGCGAATGGCCTGATTGGTACCGAGTGGGAAAATGAGCCTGAGATGATAAAACGAGAGCTGGTTCGCGACGCTTGCCAGGAATCCTACGCCCATGAGTTCATTTGCCGACTACCTGAT GGTTACGATACGCGGGTTGGAGATGGTGGTGCTAAACTGTCCGGCGGACAAAAGCAACGACTTGCAATCGCCAGGAGCATCATCAAAAAGCCccgcatcatcatcctcgatGAAGCGACCAGCGCGATCGACGCCAAAAGCGAGAAGATCGTCCAGGCCGCGCTCGACAGAGTCACACAAGGACGAACTACTATAACTATCGCCCATAGGCTTTCAACGATTCAGAAGGCCGACAACATCGTTGTGCTGCAAAGAGGGCAAGCGGTCGAGCAGGGCACCCACCATAGTCTCCTGAGTGACCCCTCAGGAGTCTACAGCTCTCTGGTGCGGGCTCAAGCGCTGAATCTGTCAACGACGGGGAAGTCGGTATCGGACGTGTCTGCTTCGGGACTCGATTCGGAAATGGAGGAGAAAGTGCTTGTGGATCGCGAGCATCTTGCTTCTACAGCCTTCACCGACAATTCAGAGGGAAGTGCTTCCCATAAGCCTCGAGGGCTTGTCCGCAGCTTTGGGAGACTTCTCTATGAACGACGGGCGAAGTGGACGTCGTACCTGGCCGTCATACTGTCCTGCATGGCGAGTGCGGCCGGTACACCCGTGCAAGCATGGCTGTTCTCAAAGGTCATCGCTGTGTTTCTCCTGACTGGCGACGAACTCAAGAGAGAGGCAAACTTCTGGGGCTTGATGTGGTTTGCCCTGGCTGGGGCGGTTGGTCTGGCGTACTTCGCTCAGGGCTGGATCGGCCTGCGTCTCCAGTACTTCGTCAGCGCGGCGTATAAGAACCAATACCTCACCGATATGCTGCATCAACCTCTCAgcttcttcgacgaggaTAGTAACTCGCACGGATCCCTGAGCGCGAGAATATCAGGCGACGCGAAGttgctcgaggagctgctcggcCTGAACCTGGCGATGCTGCTTTCGGGCATCTTTACCGTCATCGGTTGTGTCGCCATCGCGCTCATTTTTGGTTGGAAGCTCGGCTTGGTTGCCATGTTCATCACCATGCCAATCATGCTGGGCGCGGGGCTTTGGAAGTACAGACACGAGGTGCAATTCGACCAGATGAATACGGCGGTTTTTGCAGAGAGCTCGCAATTCGCCACCGAAgccatcggcgccatcaGGACGGTCTCCTCCCTCGGCATGGAgtccatcatcaacgcccGGTACGAAAAGCTACTCAACGGACATATTCTGGCAGCGCGCCGCAAAGCTCAGTGGACTGCCGTGCTCTATGGTTTCGCAGACAGTGTAAGCCTCGGGTGCCAGGCGTTGGTCTTTTGGTACGGCGGCAGGCTTCTGGCCAGTGGCGAATATTCCATGGAGGCGTTCTTTGTGTGCTTCATGGCCATCATCCAGGGTGCAGAGGCGGCCAGTCAAGTCCTGGCCGTGGCTCCCAGCGCAGCGCAAGCGGCCGCAGCTGCTGATCGCATCCTCGATGTCAGAGAGTCTGCGGACGTTGGGCAAGCTGCGACGAGGGGCAGCGAAGAcattgccgaggccgaaggtGGCGTGCGAGTCGAGCTGCGCGACGTCCACTTCAAGTATCCCACCCGCGATGTAGTGGTTTTCGAGGGTTTGAACCTCGTTATTGAGAAGGGCCAGTACGCGGCCTTCGTCGGCCCCTCAGGCTGCGGCAAAACGACCATCATCTCGCTCTTGGAACGCTTTTACGACCTGAACAAAGGCCACGGCTCGATCCTTTGCAATGGCGTCAACATCCATGAGCTCGACGTATACGACTACCGCCGAAACATCTCACTCGTCGCCCAGGAGCCGGTCATGTTCCGAGGGACGGTCCGCGAGAACATCCTCTTCGGTATCGAGGATCCCGGTTCCGTCTCGGACGAGAGGATCCAGGAAGTTTGCATCGACGCATTCATCCATGACTTTATCGTTTCTCTACCCGAGGGCTACGAAaccgacgtcggcgccaagGGCGTGTCCATGTCCGGTGGGCAGAAGCAGCGTATCGCCATCGCGCGTGCCCTGATTCGCGACCCGAAGCTTCTGCTTTTGGATGAGGCCACGTCCGCGCTGGACTCGGAGTCGGAGAAGATTGTGCAAGCCGCATTCGAGAGGGCGCGTGACGGACGCACCGTGGTTGCGGTAGCCCACAGGCTATCGACCATCCAGAACGCCGATGTTATTTTCGTCTTCAGCGAAGGGAGGGTGGTAGAGAAAGGGTCTCACAACGAGCTCATTAGGAAACAGGGAGTGTACTGGGAGATG TGCCAGAGTCAGGCCTTAGACCAATAG
- a CDS encoding Putative zn(2)Cys(6) fungal-type DNA-binding domain-containing protein, which translates to MDPRSPSPETTAGSGSEPVRISKRKLSRTSTRKVRSGCVTCKKRHIKCDEAKPHCSNCLQSRGHCEGYLVDPKRKASGPTEICWNSKQVVRQAPSPTTQAKLGTNTRDFRHDAGLLYFEEFVCLLRGPWMSAASSGDLWVVTLPQICRNNSTLRSAAMAIGALSVWYRQSAFASLRAVTIPDQPTAEGDAHYFQAVTYYCDSLMLQRRRSSAQDAIFLSVLLLFFETLRGNRVAALDHVNHALSLLLAIMTDTDAQLYLSDLAPDPKPVIGAVAEVFNQLARQARTVFRGRILDGPTLPNLARGLKSKKQTMESFMVLLSQMRSDWALESPVPPVFRSLDEFEQTWPTLRRHQAAINAVMEDAIQNSNIRRFHDDNSISKFHSELLGSPNIREYCVNFQKSMDKLDAAFQPLFANILSSDIESPTYLRAILLRLEFLGVYIFNNPASFLGFDSVVLLTPLFRQYISLSHIALRMAKEESRKNPAHHLSLQRGLAWHLLVTSLFSRDPVVRDEAVLMLRDYPGQDGLLNTRVLYALALRNRHIERLNVVDGTPDEQWRRLWRREFVFEDGGDRVVLRYMEKDESAGAWRLVEEAADVEGEGEIVEWTRQPITGHGGLLILDLYVMSNHLDLNHSDT; encoded by the coding sequence ATGGACCCTAGGTCTCCCTCTCCGGAGACAACCGCCGGCTCGGGGAGTGAACCGGTCAGGATTAGCAAACGCAAGCTGTCCCGCACAAGCACGCGCAAAGTGCGAAGCGGCTGTGTCACCTGCAAGAAACGTCATATAAAGTGCGACGAGGCGAAACCGCATTGCAGCAACTGCCTCCAGAGCCGAGGGCACTGTGAGGGCTACCTCGTCGACCCGAAAAGGAAAGCTTCGGGGCCCACGGAGATCTGCTGGAACTCCAAGCAAGTCGTCCGCCAggccccgtcgccgacgacgcagGCCAAGCTAGGCACCAACACCCGAGATTTTCGGCACGATGCCGGTCTGCTCTATTTTGAGGAGTTTGTCTGCCTACTCAGGGGTCCTTGGATGAGCGCGGCATCCAGCGGCGACTTGTGGGTGGTCACGTTGCCTCAAATCTGTCGCAACAATAGCACGCTCCGCTCCGCCGCCATGGCTATAGGTGCTCTGAGCGTGTGGTACCGCCAGTCCGCCTTCGCGTCGCTCCGCGCCGTGACGATACCGGATCAGCCGACTGCCGAGGGGGACGCCCACTACTTTCAGGCCGTCACTTACTACTGCGACTCCCTCATGTTGCAGAGAAGGCGATCCTCCGCGCAGGACGCCATCTTCTTGTCCGTActcttgctcttcttcgagacCCTCCGCGGAAACAGGGTTGCTGCCTTGGATCATGTCAACCACGCGCTGTCCCTGCTACTGGCCATCATGACGGATACGGACGCCCAGCTCTATCTGTCCGACTTGGCACCTGACCCGAAGCCGGTCATCGGCGCAGTAGCGGAAGTCTTTAATCAGCTGGCTAGACAGGCCCGCACCGTCTTCCGAGGGAGGATACTCGACGGACCGACTCTCCCCAACCTCGCAAGGGGCCTGAAGAGCAAGAAGCAAACCATGGAGTCTTTTATGGTCCTCCTAAGCCAGATGCGAAGCGACTGGGCCCTCGAAAGCCCGGTGCCGCCCGTCTTCAGGAGTCTGGATGAGTTCGAACAGACCTGGCCCACTCTGCGACGTCACCAGGCTGCAATAAACGCCGTCATGGAAGACGCCATCCAGAACTCCAACATCCGCCGCTTTCATGACGACAATTCTATCTCCAAGTTCCATTCTGAGCTGCTCGGCAGCCCTAATATCAGGGAGTACTGTGTCAACTTTCAAAAGTCCATGGACAAGCTGGACGCCGCGTTTCAACCCCTATTCGCGAACATCCTCTCGTCCGACATCGAATCACCGACCTATCTCCGAGCGATCCTCCTGCGCCTGGAGTTCTTAGGAGTCTACATATTCAACAACCCAGCCTCCTTTCTCGGATTCGACTCTGTTGTGTTGCTGACGCCCCTGTTCCGCCAATACATTTCCCTCAGTCACATCGCGCTGAGAATGGCCAAGGAGGAATCCCGGAAGAATCCGGCACACCACCTGTCCCTACAGCGCGGGCTGGCGTGGCACCTGCTGGTCACGTCGCTCTTCAGCCGGGACCCCGTCGtccgcgacgaggccgtcttgATGTTGAGGGACTACCCGGGCCAGGACGGGCTGCTGAACACCCGCGTGCTGTACGCCTTGGCCCTGAGAAACCGTCATATTGAGCGCCTCAACGTCGTGGATGGAACGCCCGACgagcagtggcggcggctgtgGCGTCGGGAGTTCGTGTTCGAGGATGGCGGTGACCGCGTCGTGCTGCGGTACATGGAAAAGGACGAATCGGCGGGGGCATGGCGTCTGGTGGAGGAAGCGGCCGACGTCGAAGGAGAGGGCGAGATTGTGGAGTGGACGCGACAACCGATCACGGGGCATGGCGGCTTACTCATTTTGGACTTGTATGTGATGTCAAACCACTTGGACCTGAATCATTCCGATACATGA
- a CDS encoding Putative glycoside hydrolase family 17, glycoside hydrolase superfamily, whose protein sequence is MRASLALAAVYAAVTASAFQGFNYGSTFTDGRAKTQSDFESEFKTAASLEGTNGAFTSARLYTMVQGGSTNDPISAIPAAISTKTTLLLGLWASAGEAAFANELEALKKALALYGSQLGGLIAGISVGSEDLYRHSPTGIANNEFAGAEPNTLVKYFDQVREVIKNSPLSSAPLGHVDTWTAWVNGSNSAVIDACDWIGMDAYPYFESTKPNDISDSKDRWADALGATQAAVGGKPVWVTETGWPVSGKTVGAAVPSLENAKKFWDDVGCPMFGKTNVWWYTFQDSSPTTPNPSFGVIGSTLTNKPLYDLSCDKASSGSSSSASATSTKTTSASASSQTNGAASTSASASASVSASVSASNSDPTTASSTSGGSGSGSGSSQQSSFFGTATTLTTAVPTSGSGAGGDGSGTVSLTGSAAPSASQGSGSSSGTSRPGTNGTVSGPTTAPTVVPSSGSTLTALSVVVLAGMAALAML, encoded by the coding sequence ATGCGTGCTTCTCTCGCCCTGGCAGCTGTCTACGCCGCTGTCACGGCCAGCGCATTCCAAGGCTTCAACTACGGATCCACCTTCACCGATGGTCGGGCCAAGACACAGTCGGACTTCGAGTCTGAGTTCAAGACCGCAGCAAGCCTCGAGGGCACGAACGGCGCCTTCACATCTGCCCGCCTCTACACCATGGTCCAGGGCGGAAGCACCAATGACCCCATCTCGGCCATTCCCGCTGCCATCTCGACCAAGACTACGCTCTTGCTCGGTCTCTGGGCCTCAGCCGGTGAAGCCGCCTTCGCTAACGAGCTTGAAGCCCTGAAAAAGGCTCTTGCACTGTACGGCTCTCAACTCGGCGGCCTGATTGCTGGCATCTCGGTCGGCAGCGAGGATCTCTACCGCCATTCGCCCACCGGCATTGCCAACAATGagttcgccggcgccgagcccAACACTCTTGTTAAGTACTTTGACCAGGTTCGAGAGGTCATCAAGAATTCGCCTCTGAGCAGTGCCCCTCTTGGCCACGTCGACACATGGACTGCCTGGGTCAACGGCAGCAACAGTGCCGTCATTGACGCTTGCGATTGGATCGGAATGGACGCCTACCCCTACTTCGAGAGCACCAAGCCCAATGACATCTCCGACAGCAAGGACCGCTGGGCCGATGCCTTGGGTGCCACtcaggccgccgtcggcggcaagccTGTCTGGGTCACGGAAACCGGCTGGCCTGTTAGCGGAAAGACGGTCGGTGCTGCTGTCCCCTCGCTCGAGAACGCCAAGAAGTTCTGGGATGATGTCGGCTGCCCCATGTTTGGCAAGACCAACGTCTGGTGGTACACTTTTCAGGATTCTTCTCCCACCACTCCCAACCCGAGCTTCGGTGTCATCGGCTCGACCCTTACCAACAAGCCTCTGTACGACCTCTCATGTGATAAGGCCAGCTCTGGatcgtcgtcttccgccTCTGCCACTTCGACCAAGACCACATCTGCCAGCGCTTCTTCGCAGACTAACGGTGCCGCGTCCACGTCTGCATCTGCGTCTGCTTCTGTTTCCGCTTCCGTTTCCGCTTCCAATTCTGATCCTACAACTGCCTCCTCCACCAGTGgcggctctggctctggttCGGGCTCGAGCCAGCAGAGCTCCTTTTTTGGCACCGCTACCACCCTGACGACCGCCGTGCCGACTAGCGGCTCTGGAGCTGGTGGAGACGGCAGCGGAACGGTCAGCCTAACCGGCAGTGCAGCGCCATCTGCTTCCCAGGGCTCTGGCTCCAGCTCCGGCACTAGCCGCCCCGGTACTAATGGTACCGTCAGCGGGCCAACAACGGCACCCACCGTTGTCCCTAGCAGTGGTTCTACTTTGACAGCCCTCAGCGTCGTTGTGCTCGCCGGCATGGCTGCCTTGGCCATGTTGTGA